A window of the Teredinibacter franksiae genome harbors these coding sequences:
- a CDS encoding AgmX/PglI C-terminal domain-containing protein, whose product MTNTTYRSITLDWQPASKRTERLFVLVLLAVFSVAIITAAIISNVDVPEPERKKRSPLPDRVAQFIEERPKPTPPPPPPPPPPPPKPKPTVARQVEKVDEKPLTEVEKKARDKAADSGLLALGHELADLIDTSAVDDLVNGDLKESKGETKAASLGTETLLAGAGEGSGGINDGDYVAGIGTTGISRHEVALVKQSLFKEDADGNIAAAGSSGQQRERGDNVRSEEEITLVFDQHKGSLYSIYNRERRKKPGLKGKIVLELTISPEGKVTAARIVSSELNDPSLERRLLARVKMFKFQEKSVEPVTVVFPVEFLPS is encoded by the coding sequence ATGACGAACACGACTTACCGATCAATAACTCTGGACTGGCAACCCGCCTCAAAGCGCACTGAGCGGCTGTTTGTGCTGGTGCTGCTCGCTGTATTTTCAGTCGCTATTATTACCGCGGCAATAATCAGCAACGTAGACGTGCCAGAACCAGAGCGCAAAAAAAGGTCACCTCTACCCGATCGGGTAGCGCAGTTTATTGAAGAGCGGCCAAAACCAACCCCACCGCCTCCACCACCGCCACCCCCCCCACCGCCGAAACCCAAGCCTACGGTGGCCAGGCAGGTAGAGAAGGTAGATGAAAAACCGCTTACCGAAGTTGAAAAGAAAGCCCGCGACAAAGCCGCCGACAGCGGGTTACTGGCGCTGGGCCACGAACTGGCTGATTTAATAGACACGAGTGCCGTAGATGATTTGGTCAATGGCGACCTAAAAGAAAGCAAAGGCGAAACCAAAGCTGCAAGCCTTGGCACCGAAACCTTACTGGCCGGTGCCGGAGAGGGTAGTGGCGGCATTAACGACGGCGATTATGTGGCTGGTATTGGTACCACAGGGATCTCTCGTCATGAAGTCGCACTGGTTAAGCAGTCTTTATTTAAAGAAGACGCCGACGGTAACATAGCGGCCGCCGGCAGCAGCGGCCAACAACGTGAACGAGGCGATAACGTTCGCTCCGAAGAAGAAATCACCTTGGTGTTCGACCAACACAAAGGTTCACTGTATTCCATCTACAACCGAGAACGCCGCAAAAAACCGGGCCTAAAAGGCAAAATTGTACTGGAGCTAACCATCTCGCCGGAGGGAAAAGTAACGGCGGCTCGTATCGTTTCGAGCGAACTCAACGATCCATCCCTAGAGCGACGATTGTTGGCGCGGGTGAAAATGTTTAAGTTCCAGGAAAAGAGTGTAGAGCCGGTCACCGTTGTGTTTCCGGTGGAGTTTTTACCTTCGTAG